One genomic window of Dromaius novaehollandiae isolate bDroNov1 chromosome 23, bDroNov1.hap1, whole genome shotgun sequence includes the following:
- the NCMAP gene encoding noncompact myelin-associated protein: MTTAAPLINNTEFPVNVTTKSQGQSLYQSSGAIVAAIVVGVIIIFTVVLLILKTYNRHMRVKRELEPKSTKTTISPAFGQHGSSVTQQPTVTFVPVDVHLQNR, translated from the exons ATGACGACAGCCGCACCACTGATCAATAATACTGAGTTCCCAGTAAATGTGACCACAAAGTCTCAAGGACAAAGTCTCTATCAAA GTTCTGGAGCAATAGTTGCTGCCATCGTAGTAGGagtgattattatttttacagtggTTCTGCTCATATTGAAAACATACAACAG ACACATGAGAGTGAAGCGAGAGCTGGAACCCAAAAGCACCAAAACCACAATTTCGCCTGCTTTCGGGCAGCACGGCAGCAGCGTTACTCAGCAGCCTACGGTGACGTTCGTACCTGTGGACGTCCACCTGCAGAACAGGTAA